The Ornithinimicrobium sufpigmenti genome includes the window TCGGGTTGCTGCCCCCACCCTAGACAGCGGCGAGAGGTTGAGGGGGCCGGTCGACCGCAGGCCACCGGGTCGGGGGCAGAACGCGTCGCCGGTCGGGGGCAAACCGTGTCGCCGGTCGGGGGCAAACCGTGTCGCCGGTCGGGGAGGCATCCGCCGGGGCTACCCTCGGGCCATGGACGCGATCCGGCTGACCCAGTTCGCGCGCGGCGGCGGCTGCGCCTGCAAGATCCCCGCCGGTGAGCTGGAGCAGATCGTGGCCGGTCTGCAGGGGCTCAAGCACCCGCCGGGGGCGGAGGTGCTGGTCGGCCTCGACGACGGCGACGACGCGGCGGCGGTGCGGATCGAGGGCGGGGTGGCGGTCGTGTCGACCTCGGACTTCTTCACCCCCGTCGTCGACGACGCCTACGACTGGGGCCGGATCGCGGCCGCCAACGCCCTCTCCGACGTCTACGCGATGGGCGGCACGCCTCTGATGGCGATCAACCTCGTCGCCTGGCCACGCGAGGCCCTGCCCACCGAGCTGCTCCGCGAGGTGCTGCGCGGTGGCCTCGACGTCGCGACCGAGGCGGGCTGCCCCGTCCTCGGCGGGCACAGCATCGATGCGCCGGAACCGATCTACGGCATGGCGGTCACCGGCACCGCAGACCCCGACCGGCTGATGCGCAACGACGCGGCCGAGGCCGGGCTGCCGATCAGCCTGACCAAACCGCTGGGCGTCGGGGTGCTCAACAACCGGCACAAGAGCACCGGAGAGGTCAGCGAGGAGGCGATCGCGAGCATGGTCGCCCTCAACCGCGACGCCTCCCGGGCGGCGCTCGAGGCGGGCGTCACGGCCGCGACCGACGTCACCGGCTTCGGGCTGCTGGGCCACCTGTACAAGATGTGCCGGGCGTCCGGGGTCGCTGCACGCATCGACTCCTCCGCCGTGCCCTACGTCGACGGTGCCCGGCAGGCCCTGGCCGCCGGGCA containing:
- the selD gene encoding selenide, water dikinase SelD, encoding MDAIRLTQFARGGGCACKIPAGELEQIVAGLQGLKHPPGAEVLVGLDDGDDAAAVRIEGGVAVVSTSDFFTPVVDDAYDWGRIAAANALSDVYAMGGTPLMAINLVAWPREALPTELLREVLRGGLDVATEAGCPVLGGHSIDAPEPIYGMAVTGTADPDRLMRNDAAEAGLPISLTKPLGVGVLNNRHKSTGEVSEEAIASMVALNRDASRAALEAGVTAATDVTGFGLLGHLYKMCRASGVAARIDSSAVPYVDGARQALAAGHVPGGSRRNLDWVRPHLRADGVSEDELLLLADAQTSGGLLVVGEVPGAPVVGETLPGGSLGEGILLQVV